TTCATAAACTAAAGTTAAAAAACCTTCAAAACTTTTATCATATATTAAAATCATAATTCACCTGTAATATGACTATAGTTTATATCAAATAGTGAGGGTTGTATTATCTTCTTTTTTGGTGGAGCTATTATTGCTTCTTTGATATTCTCTTTATAAAAAGAGATTTTACTATGGTATTTCCCTTTGCAAGTTATAAAATATTGAGCTCTTTTTAGTGAGATTTTTAATTTTTTTAAATCACTAAAATCTAAAGATTTAAAGCGTCTAGCTTTTAATATTTTAAATACACCTCTAACTCCTACTCCTGGTATTCTAAGAAGTTCATCCTTACTAGCTTTGTTTATTTCCATAGGAAAATATTGCAAGTTGTTTAAAGCCCAAGAAGTTTTAGGGTCAACATCTTCATCAAGATTTGGAAACTCATCACTTACAATCTCATCATAAGAAAAATCATAAAATCTTAAAAGCCAATCAGCTTGATAAAGCCTATGTTCTCTTAAAAGAGGTGGTTTATTTATTATGGCTGGAAGATTTTTATCATCATTTACAGGAATATAAGCACTATAATAGACTCTTTTTAAAAGAGCTTTATCATATAAAACTGAACTTAATTTTAAGATATCTTTATCACTCTCTGGAGTTGCTCCAACTATTAGTTGAGTGCTCATTCCAATTGGTTTACTATTTTTCTCTAAGCTAATATCTCTTGCATATTTAAGTGGTTGCAATACCTTTTCTTTAGTTTTATTTGGAGCAAGTAGTTTAAGTGATTTATCACTTGGAAGTTCAATATTTGAGCTAACTCTATTTGCTAAAGAGACTACTTGTGCTATAAGTCTTTCATCTGCTCCTGGAATTAGTTTTACATGAATGTATCCATTAAAATGATATTCATGTCTTAATATTTTTAAAGCTCTTAAGATTAGATTTGTAGTATGGTCTTCACTATCAATTATTCCTGAACTTAAAAAAAGACCCTCTATATAATTTCTTTTGTAAAAATTTATTGTAATATCTGCAAGTTCTCGAGGAGAAAAAGCAGCTCTTTTTATCTCATTACTTTTTCTATTAATACAATAAGCACAATCATAAATACAAAAATTTGTAAGTAATACTTTTAAAAGTGAAACACATCTTCCATCAGCAGTAAAGGTGTGACAAATTCCACTATTATGTGTTGCTCCAAGTTCCCCCGTTTTATGGTTGTTATCACTTCCACTAGAACTGCAACTTACATCATATTTTGCACTATCTGCAAGTATTTGCATCTTTTCATAAATATCTTTTCTCATAAAGATATTTTACTATTAAAAATTTATTGATATTTTTTTTATTGCAAAATGCAATAATTATTTCTTAGCTAAAGATTAATCTTATAATTGACAAAATAACTTAACTTTTTTTATTACATTTATAGCTAAAATATTAGAGTTGGTTTTTATTATATTATGTAAGTTAAAGAAGGAAGTTAATGTCGATTTTTATTTCAAAAAAACAAAAAGCGCAATTAGAAACGATTAATCAAAACTTTGCCGTAATATCTTTTACTCCTGAAGGAGTTATCAAAGAGGCAAACAGGGCTTTTTTAGATGCTATGGGTTATGAACTTAATGAAGTAGTTGGAAAGCATCATAGTATTTTCTGTGACAAAAACTATGTAAATAGTTCTTCATATACAAAATTTTGGAGTGATCTTGCTTTAGGAAAAGTTAATACTTCAGAATTCAAAAGAGTTAAAAAAAATGGGGAGTCTATTTTTATTCAAGCCTCTTATAGTCCTGTAAAAGATTCATCTGGAAAAGTATATGAGGTAATAAAATTTGCCCAAGATATTACAGAGCAAAAATTAAAGAATTTATATATTCAAAGTCAAATTGATGCAATAAGTAAATCACAAGCAATTATTGAGTTTGATATTAATGGAATAATTCAAACAGCAAATGAAAACTTTTTAAATACTTTAGGTTATAGATTAGAAGAGATTGTAGGAAAACATCATAGTATTTTTTGTGAAAAAAGTTATGTTGATTCAAATGCTTATGAAAAGTTTTGGGAAAAACTAAAAAGAGGAGAATTTGATTCAGGACAATATAAAAGGGTTTCAAAAAGTGGAAAAGATATTTGGATTATGGCTTCATATAACCCGATTCTTGATTTAGATGGAAGACCTTATCGAGTTATAAAATTTGCTACAGATATAAGTGAAAGAAAAAAGATGATGATTCAAATTGATAAAGATGTAAATAAACTAGGAACATCTTTAAATAATCTATCTACAACTTCATACTCTTTAACACAAAGAGCAAAAGAGACTATGACAGAAGCACAAGAGGTATCTTCTTCTGTTATTGAAGTTAATAGTTCAACTTCAGAAGTTTCACAAAAAATTCAAACAATGCAAAAATCTATTATTGAAATATCAGAATCAACTCAAAAGAGTAAAAAAGTTGCTGATGAAGCACAAGAAAAAACGGGAAGAATAATTGAAGCTATTAAAAAATTAAATAATGAATCAGAAAAAATTGATGAAACAATAGGAATGATTTCTCAAATTGCATTTCAAACAAATATTCTTTCTTTAAATGCAGCAGTTGAAGCAGCAACAGCTGGAGAAGCAGGGAAAGGTTTTGCGGTAGTTGCACAAGAAGTTAGAAACTTAGCAAACAGAAGTGATGAAGCAACAAAAGAGATAACTACTGCAATTGAATATATTCAAAATCTTGTACGAGAATCTTTAGAATCAATTACAAATATTGATGAAACAATAAAGCAGATGAATATTATGTCAAATCAAATTTCTGATTCTATGATAGAGCAAAAATCTTTATCAAATGATGTGGCAAATTTAACTTTACAAAATAGTGATAAACTAAATCAAGTAACAAATAATATTTCTTCTTTATCTACTAATGCAAAAGAGACAGATGTTGAATCAAATGATAATTTAAATGTTTCAAATGAGCTAATTGAAGTTTCAAATGATTTAATAGAGACACTTACAAAATTAAGATAAAAATAGTTTTCTATTTTTATCTTTTTTAATCTTAGTCTTTTTTCGCAACTAAGTTTCCACTAATTATAGCTTCTCTAATTTGAGTACCTATTTCACTAAAGTTTGATGGGCTATTTGGCATCATAATAGTATTTGAATCAGAGGCAGCTACATCTTTTAGTGTATCAAAGTATTGAGTAATTAAAATTAAATTTAATATTTCTGTTGATTGAATTCCTTCAATTTTTTTCATTTCATCAATACTCTCTTTAAATCCATTTATTATGGCGATTCTTTGATTTGCTATACCTTCACCTTGTAGTTTTTTACTTTCAGCTTCAGCTTCAGCTCTTTTAACCATAAGTATTTTTTCTGCCTCAGCTTTTTCAATTGCTGCTAATTTTTCCCTCTCACTAGCAACAATTTCATTCATTGCTTGGATAATTCTATCATCTACATCAATATCTGTTACTAAAGTCTTAACAATCTCATATCCAAAGCCATCAATAGCCTCACCAAGTTCTATTTTTATGGCATTTGCAATTTCATCTTTTTTTTCAAACACTTCATCAAGTTTCATTTTTGGAACTTCAGCTCTAACAACATCAAACAAGTAACTATTTATCTGCTCTTTTACATCCTCAAGTTCATAATAAGATTTATAGATTTGATTTTTATCATCTAAAATTCTATATTGTGCAGATACTACCACATCTACAAATACATTATCTTTTGTTTTTGTAGAAACTCTTACATCAAGTTGCTGGATTCTAAGAGATTGTGTTGTAACGATTTGATCTATAAAAGGTATTTTAAAATTAATACCTGCATTGGCAATTTTTGTAAACTTACCAAATCTTTCAATTATACTTACTGTTTGTTGCGATACTTGAAAAGCACTATCTAAAGAGATAATTCTTAGAAAGTCAAAATTATTTATTCCATTTAACATGATAAATCCTTCTATGTTTACTTCTATTCAAAATTATTAGATAATAACACAGCTTAACAAAATAATGAGTAATATAATATTATTTAATCTCATCTCTTAATTTTTCTATGGCAAGTTCTTTCTTTTTTGCTTCTACCATAATATCAATACTTTTACTCTCTTCTTCAAACATTTTTTCAAGTTCAAAGAAATCTTTTGCTTCAATAAAGTCAGCATGATTTCCAAATTTCCCATCTCCTTTTGAAGAAAGATGAACTTTAGGTCTTTTTTTTTGCCAAGTTTTTAAAATATCTTTTGGCTCAAACTCACTTAAATTTAGACTGTGATGATAAATATCAAAGACCATCGGTATTTTTGTTGTTTGGCATACTTCAAGTATTTCTTTAGCTGTATAAACTCTTTCATCATTTTCTAAAGCAAGTCTTTGTTTTAGCCAATCTTCTTTTTCAATGGTTTCAACAAGTTTTTCTAAAGCAGAGTTTTTATCTCCATAAGCTCCTCTACCATGAATTAAAACTGTTCCATTATCATCTATTCCCAATCTATCAAAAAGCCAAAAAAACATCTCTAATTCTCTTAATGAGTTTTCTATAACATTCTCTTTAGGAGAGTTTAAAACAGTATATTGTCCAGGGTGTATTGTAATTCTTGTATCAAAATCTTTTAATCTCTCTTTTGTCTCATCAAAAATAGGTGCTAACTTATCAAGCCAAGCCATATCAAAAAGTTTATGGGAAATAAAAGGAACAAAAGAGTTTCCAAGTCTAAAAATAGGGTAGTTATTAGTTTTTGAATACTCTAAAAGCTCAATTAACTCTTTTGCATTTTGTTTTACTTTTTTTTCAACATTTTCATAGTTTAAATTATTTAAATTTATAGTTCTATTTGTAGATAAACTATTATCACTTTTTGAACAAAAAAATCCAAATCTATACATTACCATGGTCCTTTGAATCTAATTGGTTTAAAATCAACTTTTTTTTCATGTTTGGTCGCTCTTCCTTGAACTCTTTTTCGCCATCTTTTATAAGCTTGTGAAGAGATAAGCTCTCTCATTAGATTTTTTACTTGGTTTTCACTTAGATTAAACTCTTTTTGAATTCCTTCAAAAGTAGTTCTATCTTGCCAAGCCATCTGTATTAAACGATTTTTATCTTCTATATTTAAATCTATTTTTTTCATTTATATAAAATCCTAATAAAACCAAAAAGAAATAGGGCTAGGGAAATCTCTTTAGGCTCAAAGCCATAAAGTAAATAGAAAATTGCAGCAAAGAAGAAAGCAAATGAAACTCCATAGGCTTTTAACTGCTTTTTTGCACTCTCTTGAATATACTCCAATTGATTTTTTGATAATTCAACTTCAAGGTTTCCTTCACTTGCTCTTTTTACCATAGTCTTAAAATCTTTAGTAATAAAAGGAAGCTCTTTTATCTCATCTATTATGGTTTCATATATGCTATTTTTTGCACCTAAAGCTTTTGGAAGGTTTTTCTTTAGAATTGGTAAGATATCTTTTATTCCATTGAAGTTTTCAATATATGTAGTTCCTAAGCCTTCTATAATTGCACTAACTCTAAGGATATAAATTGCATCACTTGGAAGTTTAAAGGGTAAATTTCTAGTACTTTCTAAAACTTCAAAAGCTAGTTTTTGCATTGATTCACTATTTAGATTTTCATTTGAAAAGATATTAAACATTTTTGAAGTAAACTCAGTAAGCTCTCCCATTGGAGCTTCATAGGCAACTGTTCCCAATCTTTTACTTGCATTTATATAAGTCTCAAAGTCTTGCTCATTTGCAGCTTTAATAAGTTCTATTATTGCTATTCTTTTATCATTTGGAACTGTTTTAACCATTCCAAAATCAAGTAGTATCAATTCACCTTTTTTGTTTACAAGAAGATTTCCTGGGTGTGGGTCTGCATGGAAATATCCCTTTATAAGCATTTGAGTTGTATAAAAGTCAACAAGATTTGAAATAATCTTTTTAAAGTCAATTTTATGCTTAAAGATATTTTCTTTATCATCAAATCTAAATCCCTCTTCAAAACTCATAACTAAAGCATCATCACAAGAATATTTTTTATATGCTTTTGGAAACTTAACCTTTTGTTTTTTATATACTTTTTTGAAGTTTTTTAGGTTTTGTAGTTCTTGGTTTAAACTAACTTCCTCAACAATCATCTTTGAAAACTCTGAGATTACAGCCTCAATAGAGTTTTTAGTATAACTTGAAAATAGAGGTTTAAATAATGAATTAAAAATATTTATAATTTTTATATCAGCTAAAACTTGCTGTTTTATTCCTTTACGTCTTAATTTTACTGCTACTTTTTTATTGTTTTGTAGTGTTGCTTTATGAACTTGTCCAATAGAAGCTGAAGCAATTGGTGTTTTATCAAACTCTTTAAAAATTTCTTTATTTTTAAAGGCTTTATTATAAACCTCTTCAAAATCTTTTTCTTTCATAGGAGGTATCTGGTCATGTAAGTTTTTTAATTCAGCTAAATACTCTTCACTAAAAAAATCAGACCTAGTAGCTAATACTTGTGCTAGTTTTATAAATGAAGCACCTAATTTAACAATTGTATGTTTTAACTTTTTAGGTTTTAGTGGTTTAATAAATAAAAAGCTATCTTTTCTTTTTATTACTAAATAAACTGTTAGTAAAAATATAAAAACCCTATAAACTCTAAGTGGTGAATAAAATTTTATAGTAAATCCTTTTAATGATATATCATTCTAATAGGTTCTGGCATTGGTTTATTGAAATAATATCCTTGCATATAATCAACGCCAATCTCTTTTATAGTATTTAACTCATAGGGTGTTTCAATTCCTTCAGCTAATATCTCAATACCATTTTCTCTAGCAAGATTAAACAAAGCTTTATAAACTGAACGCTTTAGTTCATCATTATTGATATTTGAAATGATATTTCTATCAACTTTAATAATATCAGGCTTTAACTCTATAATCATATTTAAACTAGAGTATCCTTCTCCTACATCATCAAGAGCTATTTTAAAGCCTTGCTCTCTATAAAATTCTAATATTCTTTTTAAATGTTTTTGATCTTTAATACTCTCTGTTTCAACTACTTCAAAAACAATATTCGAAGTATCAAACTCTAGTTGTTTTGCCCATTTAACCGTTGAGCTTAAACAAAACTCTGGGTCATAAATAGATGTAGGAAGAAAGTTAATAAAAACTTTTTGTTTAACTTTTTTTGTAGCTGCTGTTTTTAAAGCACTCTCTCTACAAAGTCTATCAAGGTTAAAGTTCATATCATTTCTAGTGGATTTTTCAAATAGTTCATTTGGGTAAATTAAAGTTCCATCAGCTCTTACCCCTCTTACTAGTGTTTCATATCCATAAATTTGGTCAGTTTTTACATCAATTATTGCTTGAAAATGTGAAGTTAAAGATTGATTTTTTATTACATCAAAGAACTCCTCATCTTCAATCATATTTATATATCTTTGAAGTGGTTTTGAATTTAAAACTGCTTTATATGATAGTCCTTCATTGTTATAATCAATAAAAACTTTTATATCTTCTTTTTCTAAAGAGTTAAAAGTTGTCTCAATAGCATCTATATTTTCATAGAAAAACTCTTTTGTATTTTCAATATCTATATAGACTATATTTTCAATTTTTTCAAAGTGGATATTTAGTTTCTTTAAGAAGATTTGTACTTTAGTTATAAGTTCATCAAATTCACTTATAAAGTATATTTTTGAGTCTTTATTACTAAACTCATATTTTATATCACATCTATTACAAGGCATAATTTTCCTTTATGGTTCTAATCTGTAAATATCCCAAGAATTATCATCTTTTAATTCATAAACAAATCTATCATGTAGTCTATTTAATCCACCTTGCCAAAACTCAAAATATGTAGGTACTATTTGATAACCTCCCCAAAAAGAGGGAAAAGGTATCTCTCCATTTGAAAACTTTTTTCTCATTTCATCAAATTTAGTTTCTAAAATACTTCTTGAGTTTACAACTTGACTTTGGTGTGAAACCCAAGCTCCCAGCTGACTACCTTTTGGTCTTGAAAGAAAATATTTCATTGAAGCAGCTTTAGAAATCTTTTTTATAGTTCCTTCAATTCTTACTTGTCTTTCTAATCCTAACCAAGCAAAATGAGCAGAGATATTTGGATTTTCATCAATATGTTTTGATTTTTTACTATTGTAATTTGAGAAAAATACAAAACCTTTTTCATCATACATTTTAAGTAAAACGGTTCTTTGCGTAGGTTTTAAATCTTTTCCAACTGTACAAAGAGTAAAAGCATTTGGCTCTATAAGTTGGGCTTCAAGTGCTTGCTTAAACCATTTTTCAAATTGTTTAAAAGGTGTTTCTTCTAAATCCTCTCTATGTAAACCTTTTGAAACATACTCTTGTCTCATTTTCGATAAATCAGGCATTAAAATTCCTTTATTTTTCTAGCTCTTCTTTTAGTTTTTTTAAATCTTTTTTAGTAACTAAATCTAAATCATTGATAACTTCCTTGATTAAAGACTTAATCTGCTTTTTGATTTTTTTATCTTCAATTTTCCCTTTTTTTTCTAAGGTCTTTAAAAACTCTTTTGCATCAGCTTTTTTGATTTTGCCTTTTTTTTCTAGGGTTTTGATTTCATTTTCAACTTTTTGTCTAACAATTACGGCAGCTCCAAGACCAGAATAAATTAATTCTTTAATCATAGCTTTCTCCTTTTTTAATATAAAACAATTTTATAATGAATTGTATTAGATAAAAGAAAATATTAGTAGTAAAAAAATGTAAGTTTATAAAAAAGGTTTACTTATATCATGTAGAATGATTTTTTCTATTTTTTTTGATTCCCCAAAGTGAGGTAATAATCTAAACTTAATATTTAAATGCTCTTTTTTTAACTCTTCAACAATTTCAGGAATATCTGATAAAACATGTCTTCCTGAATTTAAGAAGTATGGATAAAAGCTAATATCATTAGCTCCTTTGATTATGAATTCAGTAACAACACTTTTTATATCAGGAGTTGCAAGTTCTAAAAAAGCAGCTTTTTTTAAATCGTAGATTTTATCTTCTTCTATGATTTTATCAACAAGTGCTAAAAACTCTTCATTTGATTTCTCTTTTTTACTACCATGTGCTATAAAGATTATCGCTTTCATTTTTCTCCTTTAAAAAGAGTTGTAAACTCTTGGCACTTCTTCTTGATATTTTTGCTTTTCCAAACATCACTTATAACTGCAAGCATATGAGCACCTTTGTTTATTAGTATCTCTGCATTTTTACTTGTAATACCACCAATAACACAAATAGGAAGGGAAAACTCTTTTTTAGCTTTTGTTATAGTTTCTTGATTTGCAAGTGGTGCATTTGGTTTTGTACTTGAAGCAAAAAAAGCACCAAAAGCTAAATAATCTACTTTTAGTTTTTCCATTTCTCTTGCAATATCTAAACTATCATAACAAGAGATACCTAAAATACCTTTAAAGTTATTTCTGATTTCTTTTACTCTATGGTGATCACTTTTTCCCACATGAAGACCATCTATTTTTAGTTTTATGGCTAATTCAACTCTATCATTTAATACAAATAAAGCTTTATACTCTCTACAAAGTTCTTGTAGCTCTAAAGCTAATTTTTCAATCTCTTCATCAGAAGATATTTTATCTCTTAGTTGAACTATTGTTGCTCCACCTTCTAAGGCTTCTTTTATTTGAGTTAAAATAGTCTCTTTAGGAGTTAAAGTATCATCACTTATTACATATAAACCAGTTAAATTTATAGACATTCTTTTCCTTTTTTATGTGCAATTGGTCCTTTTCCATGACCTATATTTGGTGCATTTAAAATTGCTTGATAGATAAACTCTTTTGAGATTTTGATTGCTTCTTCTAAGCTTTTTCCAAGGGCTATATTTGCTGTAATGGCACTTGAAAAACTACAACCTGTACCATGGTTATTTGTAGTTTCTATTAGTTTTGTATAAAATACTTTTTTTTTCTTATTATCAAAGAAAGTATCCATACTAAACTCTTCATTTTCTTTTTTTACAATATCATTTTTGATAACTACTTTGCAAGGAAGTTTTGAAATTTCTTCAATTGCTTTTTCATTTAAGACATCATAATCAAATAAAGCTTTTGCTTCATATAGATTAGGCGTAATGATATTTACATAAGGAAATAGAGTTTTTAAGTTCTCAATTGCATCATCATTTAGAAGTTTTGAACCAGCTTTTGAGATAAATACAGGGTCAAAAACAATAGGAATATCTAAATCTTTAATTGTTTCTCTTACAATATCAATAATCTCATTTGAAAAAAGCATTCCTATTTTTATAGCACTTACTTCAAAATCCTCTAAAACTCTTAATATCTGTTCTTGCACAAATGAAGGAGAAATCTCTTGAATATTTGTTACTCCTTGAGTGTTTTGAGCAGTTAAAACAGTAAGGGCACTACAACCAAAAGTATCAAAGGCTTCAAAGGTTTTTAAATCTGCTTGAATACCAGCTCCACCACTACTATCACTTCCAGCAATTGTAAGTACTACTTTCATAAAAGTCCTTCATCTTTTTTGCTTATTGTCTTAAAGTTTGACTTTAAAGCAATTTAAAATATCTATTAAATATTACTTTTTAGGAAAATCTTTTATTATAGTAATTACAAGTTCACCAACTGTAAAGCCAAACTTTTTCATTTTTGAGTGATTTATGATTACTCCATCTTTTTGTAAGTGAAGCCAATCTTTTACACTAATATCAATAGTACTATTGTTATATGGAACTCTCATCACATAATCAATCATAACAGTATTTCCTAAAGCTTGCATCTTTGCAGTTCCTACAATATCTCCTGCTGTTGCATCAAAGGTTTTATCTCCTGTTGGAACTAGCTTCCAAACTCTTGTAAGCTCTTCACCATCGTCATAAACAAACTCTTCATCTAAAGTTCCTACACCATTTTCATCCCAAGAACCAATAAGAACTCCTTTGAAAGTTCTAATAATTTTCCCTGATCTATCTTTTACTAAACCATAAGCAGTTAATTTCCCATTAAAATACTCTTGGGGAATAAACTCAGGAGTTTTATCTTTGAAATCTTCTATTTGCATTTTGCTACATCCTGTAAAAAATAAAATTGCTAAAGCAATAAAAATAGTGCTAAAAAATCTATTTAAATTTTTCATGCTACAAGTCCTTCATTTAAATGCATATTTTCATACCTTGTAAATACAAGTTGTACAAGATTGATATTTCTTGTTAAAAACCCAGCTTCACAATAACAAAGGTACATTTTCCACATTCTAATAAAGTATTCATCAAAACCTAATTTTTGCACTTCTTCAAGATTGTCTAAAAAGTTTTTATGCCAAATATTTAGAGTTTTTGCATAGTGTTCTGTAAACTCTTCCATATGAAGCAAGTTTAGTTTCGTATGTTTTGTTGTTGTTTCAAGTATTTTTCCTACACTTGGAAGATGTCCTCCTGGAAAAATATACTTTTGAATAAAGTCTGTTCCTTTGCAATATGAATTATATCTTTGATCAGGCATTGTAATTATCTGCATAACTAAAACACCATGGGGT
This sequence is a window from Halarcobacter bivalviorum. Protein-coding genes within it:
- a CDS encoding putative DNA modification/repair radical SAM protein, with protein sequence MRKDIYEKMQILADSAKYDVSCSSSGSDNNHKTGELGATHNSGICHTFTADGRCVSLLKVLLTNFCIYDCAYCINRKSNEIKRAAFSPRELADITINFYKRNYIEGLFLSSGIIDSEDHTTNLILRALKILRHEYHFNGYIHVKLIPGADERLIAQVVSLANRVSSNIELPSDKSLKLLAPNKTKEKVLQPLKYARDISLEKNSKPIGMSTQLIVGATPESDKDILKLSSVLYDKALLKRVYYSAYIPVNDDKNLPAIINKPPLLREHRLYQADWLLRFYDFSYDEIVSDEFPNLDEDVDPKTSWALNNLQYFPMEINKASKDELLRIPGVGVRGVFKILKARRFKSLDFSDLKKLKISLKRAQYFITCKGKYHSKISFYKENIKEAIIAPPKKKIIQPSLFDINYSHITGEL
- a CDS encoding methyl-accepting chemotaxis protein; translation: MSIFISKKQKAQLETINQNFAVISFTPEGVIKEANRAFLDAMGYELNEVVGKHHSIFCDKNYVNSSSYTKFWSDLALGKVNTSEFKRVKKNGESIFIQASYSPVKDSSGKVYEVIKFAQDITEQKLKNLYIQSQIDAISKSQAIIEFDINGIIQTANENFLNTLGYRLEEIVGKHHSIFCEKSYVDSNAYEKFWEKLKRGEFDSGQYKRVSKSGKDIWIMASYNPILDLDGRPYRVIKFATDISERKKMMIQIDKDVNKLGTSLNNLSTTSYSLTQRAKETMTEAQEVSSSVIEVNSSTSEVSQKIQTMQKSIIEISESTQKSKKVADEAQEKTGRIIEAIKKLNNESEKIDETIGMISQIAFQTNILSLNAAVEAATAGEAGKGFAVVAQEVRNLANRSDEATKEITTAIEYIQNLVRESLESITNIDETIKQMNIMSNQISDSMIEQKSLSNDVANLTLQNSDKLNQVTNNISSLSTNAKETDVESNDNLNVSNELIEVSNDLIETLTKLR
- a CDS encoding SPFH domain-containing protein yields the protein MLNGINNFDFLRIISLDSAFQVSQQTVSIIERFGKFTKIANAGINFKIPFIDQIVTTQSLRIQQLDVRVSTKTKDNVFVDVVVSAQYRILDDKNQIYKSYYELEDVKEQINSYLFDVVRAEVPKMKLDEVFEKKDEIANAIKIELGEAIDGFGYEIVKTLVTDIDVDDRIIQAMNEIVASEREKLAAIEKAEAEKILMVKRAEAEAESKKLQGEGIANQRIAIINGFKESIDEMKKIEGIQSTEILNLILITQYFDTLKDVAASDSNTIMMPNSPSNFSEIGTQIREAIISGNLVAKKD
- the uvsE gene encoding UV DNA damage repair endonuclease UvsE, translated to MYRFGFFCSKSDNSLSTNRTINLNNLNYENVEKKVKQNAKELIELLEYSKTNNYPIFRLGNSFVPFISHKLFDMAWLDKLAPIFDETKERLKDFDTRITIHPGQYTVLNSPKENVIENSLRELEMFFWLFDRLGIDDNGTVLIHGRGAYGDKNSALEKLVETIEKEDWLKQRLALENDERVYTAKEILEVCQTTKIPMVFDIYHHSLNLSEFEPKDILKTWQKKRPKVHLSSKGDGKFGNHADFIEAKDFFELEKMFEEESKSIDIMVEAKKKELAIEKLRDEIK
- a CDS encoding TIGR03643 family protein; this translates as MKKIDLNIEDKNRLIQMAWQDRTTFEGIQKEFNLSENQVKNLMRELISSQAYKRWRKRVQGRATKHEKKVDFKPIRFKGPW
- a CDS encoding ABC1 kinase family protein gives rise to the protein MKEKDFEEVYNKAFKNKEIFKEFDKTPIASASIGQVHKATLQNNKKVAVKLRRKGIKQQVLADIKIINIFNSLFKPLFSSYTKNSIEAVISEFSKMIVEEVSLNQELQNLKNFKKVYKKQKVKFPKAYKKYSCDDALVMSFEEGFRFDDKENIFKHKIDFKKIISNLVDFYTTQMLIKGYFHADPHPGNLLVNKKGELILLDFGMVKTVPNDKRIAIIELIKAANEQDFETYINASKRLGTVAYEAPMGELTEFTSKMFNIFSNENLNSESMQKLAFEVLESTRNLPFKLPSDAIYILRVSAIIEGLGTTYIENFNGIKDILPILKKNLPKALGAKNSIYETIIDEIKELPFITKDFKTMVKRASEGNLEVELSKNQLEYIQESAKKQLKAYGVSFAFFFAAIFYLLYGFEPKEISLALFLFGFIRILYK
- a CDS encoding EAL domain-containing protein; protein product: MPCNRCDIKYEFSNKDSKIYFISEFDELITKVQIFLKKLNIHFEKIENIVYIDIENTKEFFYENIDAIETTFNSLEKEDIKVFIDYNNEGLSYKAVLNSKPLQRYINMIEDEEFFDVIKNQSLTSHFQAIIDVKTDQIYGYETLVRGVRADGTLIYPNELFEKSTRNDMNFNLDRLCRESALKTAATKKVKQKVFINFLPTSIYDPEFCLSSTVKWAKQLEFDTSNIVFEVVETESIKDQKHLKRILEFYREQGFKIALDDVGEGYSSLNMIIELKPDIIKVDRNIISNINNDELKRSVYKALFNLARENGIEILAEGIETPYELNTIKEIGVDYMQGYYFNKPMPEPIRMIYH
- the pdxH gene encoding pyridoxamine 5'-phosphate oxidase — protein: MPDLSKMRQEYVSKGLHREDLEETPFKQFEKWFKQALEAQLIEPNAFTLCTVGKDLKPTQRTVLLKMYDEKGFVFFSNYNSKKSKHIDENPNISAHFAWLGLERQVRIEGTIKKISKAASMKYFLSRPKGSQLGAWVSHQSQVVNSRSILETKFDEMRKKFSNGEIPFPSFWGGYQIVPTYFEFWQGGLNRLHDRFVYELKDDNSWDIYRLEP
- a CDS encoding sirohydrochlorin chelatase, with the translated sequence MKAIIFIAHGSKKEKSNEEFLALVDKIIEEDKIYDLKKAAFLELATPDIKSVVTEFIIKGANDISFYPYFLNSGRHVLSDIPEIVEELKKEHLNIKFRLLPHFGESKKIEKIILHDISKPFL
- the thiE gene encoding thiamine phosphate synthase, with the translated sequence MSINLTGLYVISDDTLTPKETILTQIKEALEGGATIVQLRDKISSDEEIEKLALELQELCREYKALFVLNDRVELAIKLKIDGLHVGKSDHHRVKEIRNNFKGILGISCYDSLDIAREMEKLKVDYLAFGAFFASSTKPNAPLANQETITKAKKEFSLPICVIGGITSKNAEILINKGAHMLAVISDVWKSKNIKKKCQEFTTLFKGEK
- the thiD gene encoding bifunctional hydroxymethylpyrimidine kinase/phosphomethylpyrimidine kinase, translating into MKVVLTIAGSDSSGGAGIQADLKTFEAFDTFGCSALTVLTAQNTQGVTNIQEISPSFVQEQILRVLEDFEVSAIKIGMLFSNEIIDIVRETIKDLDIPIVFDPVFISKAGSKLLNDDAIENLKTLFPYVNIITPNLYEAKALFDYDVLNEKAIEEISKLPCKVVIKNDIVKKENEEFSMDTFFDNKKKKVFYTKLIETTNNHGTGCSFSSAITANIALGKSLEEAIKISKEFIYQAILNAPNIGHGKGPIAHKKGKECL
- a CDS encoding DUF3833 domain-containing protein — its product is MKNLNRFFSTIFIALAILFFTGCSKMQIEDFKDKTPEFIPQEYFNGKLTAYGLVKDRSGKIIRTFKGVLIGSWDENGVGTLDEEFVYDDGEELTRVWKLVPTGDKTFDATAGDIVGTAKMQALGNTVMIDYVMRVPYNNSTIDISVKDWLHLQKDGVIINHSKMKKFGFTVGELVITIIKDFPKK